A window of Deltaproteobacteria bacterium CG2_30_66_27 contains these coding sequences:
- a CDS encoding MBL fold hydrolase, whose translation MSVTLTFLGAAREVTGSCILVQTARNRFLVDCGMFQGGGESDRKNARRMPVPPASVDFVLSTHAHIDHSGLLPKLVRDGFRGPIHCTSATADLLGVMLPDSGHIQEREAEWQSRRRMRGGKREVPPLYTEADAMAVLPALRPVPYGESFAPGPGVSAAFLDAGHILGSAIVTVTVADGGKEKQLVFSGDLGHRGLPIVRDPVPVRRADALVIESTYGNRVHKGMEDTVEEFVRAVDDTLHRKKGNVVIPSFAVGRAQDILYLLTDLTRKGRLSGITLYIDSPLAAEATRITLRHPECYDDETREVFAWRDAHPDAMEVVLVRNMEESRALNSLRGGAILMAGSGMCTAGRIKHHLKHNLWRKECSVIIVGFQAQGTLGRKIVDGAKRVRVFGEEIAVAADVYTIGGLSAHADRDDLLAWAGRFQAPPGDVFVAHGEESVSVEFAGTLKEKLGWLAQVPSPGQPLVLR comes from the coding sequence ATGAGCGTCACCCTGACGTTCCTTGGCGCTGCGCGGGAGGTCACCGGCTCCTGCATCCTCGTGCAGACGGCGCGCAACCGGTTCCTCGTCGATTGCGGGATGTTCCAGGGGGGAGGGGAGAGCGACCGGAAAAACGCCCGCCGGATGCCGGTTCCTCCCGCGTCGGTCGACTTCGTCCTCTCCACCCACGCACACATCGATCACTCCGGCCTGCTGCCGAAACTCGTGCGGGACGGTTTTCGCGGTCCCATCCACTGCACCTCCGCCACCGCCGACCTCCTCGGGGTGATGCTTCCCGACTCCGGTCACATCCAGGAGAGGGAGGCGGAGTGGCAATCCCGGAGGCGGATGCGGGGAGGGAAAAGGGAGGTTCCCCCGCTGTACACGGAGGCCGACGCGATGGCCGTCCTCCCCGCGCTGCGCCCCGTTCCCTACGGGGAATCGTTCGCCCCCGGGCCGGGGGTCTCCGCCGCCTTCCTCGACGCGGGGCACATCCTCGGCTCGGCGATCGTCACCGTGACCGTCGCCGACGGGGGGAAGGAAAAGCAGCTGGTCTTCTCCGGCGACCTGGGCCACCGGGGGTTGCCGATCGTGCGCGACCCGGTCCCCGTCCGGCGGGCCGATGCCCTCGTCATCGAATCGACGTACGGCAACCGGGTCCACAAGGGGATGGAAGACACGGTGGAGGAGTTCGTCCGCGCCGTCGACGACACGCTCCACCGGAAGAAGGGGAACGTCGTCATCCCGTCGTTCGCGGTGGGACGGGCGCAGGACATCCTGTACCTCCTCACCGACCTGACGCGGAAGGGGCGCCTGTCGGGGATCACGTTGTACATCGATTCCCCGCTGGCCGCGGAGGCCACGCGGATCACCCTGCGCCACCCCGAGTGCTACGATGACGAGACGCGGGAGGTCTTCGCCTGGCGGGATGCGCATCCCGACGCCATGGAGGTCGTTCTGGTCAGGAACATGGAGGAGTCCCGCGCGTTGAACTCCCTGCGCGGGGGGGCGATCCTGATGGCGGGGAGCGGGATGTGCACCGCGGGAAGGATCAAGCACCACCTGAAGCACAACCTGTGGCGGAAGGAGTGCAGCGTCATCATCGTCGGGTTCCAGGCCCAGGGGACCCTCGGCCGGAAGATCGTCGACGGCGCGAAACGGGTGCGGGTCTTCGGGGAAGAGATCGCCGTGGCCGCGGACGTGTACACGATCGGCGGCCTGTCGGCGCACGCCGACCGGGACGACCTTCTCGCGTGGGCGGGGCGGTTCCAGGCCCCCCCCGGGGACGTCTTCGTGGCGCACGGCGAGGAGTCCGTCTCCGTCGAATTCGCCGGGACGCTGAAAGAGAAGCTCGGGTGGCTCGCGCAGGTCCCTTCGCCCGGCCAGCCTCTCGTCCTCCGGTGA
- a CDS encoding cytochrome c oxidase subunit II, whose amino-acid sequence MDNVLAFGAASAQAGRVDALFVMIAVIGGFFFFLTQGLLIYFAVKYRRRVPGRDNETPAITGSPTLEFLWILIPSLVVVVIFYYGWRVYTDQRIPVAGATEVHVNARQWMYEIKYPDGRTAINEIRVPAGKPVKFLLSASDVLHGFYLPDFRVKMDMIPGRVTTLWVQPDRPGSYQIFCTVYCGTGHSNMLARLIVMPQGEYAEWVEHAGREGGEGGEHEPLAVRGERILTGAGCLNCHAVDGKEKIGPNFRGLYGSKVPLEGGISVTADEEYLRESIVDPGAKVVKGYPNVMPTFKASIPPEDVKAVVEHLKTLK is encoded by the coding sequence ATGGACAACGTCCTCGCGTTCGGCGCGGCCTCCGCCCAGGCGGGCCGGGTCGACGCGCTCTTCGTGATGATCGCCGTCATCGGCGGCTTCTTCTTCTTCCTCACCCAGGGACTGCTGATCTATTTCGCCGTGAAGTACCGCCGTCGTGTCCCCGGTCGTGACAACGAGACCCCCGCCATCACGGGCAGCCCGACGCTCGAGTTCCTCTGGATCCTGATCCCCTCCCTGGTCGTCGTGGTCATCTTCTACTACGGCTGGCGCGTCTACACCGACCAGCGGATCCCCGTCGCCGGGGCGACGGAGGTGCACGTCAACGCGCGGCAGTGGATGTACGAGATCAAGTACCCCGACGGGCGGACGGCGATCAACGAGATCCGCGTACCGGCGGGCAAGCCGGTCAAGTTCCTCCTCTCCGCATCCGACGTCCTCCACGGGTTCTACCTGCCCGATTTCCGGGTGAAGATGGACATGATCCCCGGCAGGGTGACCACACTTTGGGTGCAACCGGACCGGCCGGGCAGCTATCAAATCTTCTGCACGGTCTACTGCGGGACCGGCCACTCGAACATGCTGGCCCGGTTGATCGTGATGCCCCAGGGCGAATACGCGGAATGGGTGGAACACGCCGGACGCGAGGGCGGCGAGGGCGGCGAGCACGAACCCCTTGCCGTCCGCGGCGAGCGGATCCTTACGGGCGCCGGTTGTCTCAACTGCCACGCCGTCGACGGGAAGGAGAAGATCGGCCCCAACTTCCGCGGTCTGTACGGATCGAAGGTCCCCCTCGAGGGGGGAATCAGCGTGACGGCGGACGAGGAGTACCTGCGGGAGTCGATCGTGGACCCGGGCGCGAAGGTCGTGAAGGGGTACCCTAACGTGATGCCGACCTTCAAGGCCTCGATACCGCCGGAGGACGTCAAAGCGGTCGTCGAGCACCTGAAGACGTTGAAGTGA